The Mucilaginibacter mallensis genome has a segment encoding these proteins:
- a CDS encoding FtsW/RodA/SpoVE family cell cycle protein — protein sequence MAQATPTSVSRKKERLFLLLVSVLLGLLFLRLYQVSQDSFADVDKRLQDGTMVNLNARGAAGNFKQLLQKGFYFDDPKDIELIGNVVDKQMTGTTFDNIGDLNKSKYNIDADEAFTAGGQSFKDRVLVSRALLGYTGADSLRFLQEKNSPPQLPEQTDIGLSGYSISGEVHDKRSPVASVLVRLQMVIPQDSTFNDEETDQTKIKKITGNGYQLTYVADAQGQNHLQTIIAYARTGSNGEYAFHDLPAGKAFVILPLQPGYQFGRSMGTESLDKDQDFNFSRSPHTVRLLSTKDFNILKKEKALIVRTPAEFNFWYIIIVVGFFLCFFIMHGFLSLKFPATDQVILPLIMILTGISFLMLLSIQDPLRDRFFAKESLIYLVLGFVIMAILLSCNIRRFNADSGVYRLFLFKKDPKAANGWPWIILAMALLMLTILFGSGPEGSGVKVNLFGFQPSEIVKYLVIIFLAGFFAINEKFISEYATWQKRWSFFSFALIAIGATLFLFLMLGDMGPAIIICFTFIILFSFSRGDFISMAIAVVFYVLLTWLFKNVWLSTLITTIMLVVVMFKGRRLSESAIMALIIISGFLTIDKIPHLNKLIPGPVERLSDRKAIWEDAWNNEVYGGDQVANGLWAMSGGGITGQGVGRGFAKTIPEAHTDMILPAIGEEFGWTGIVAIFLLFLLYLHRSIIIGRRTGTPFLFYLCSGIGICTFIQFLLIAGGSTGALPLSGVALPFESYGGSSLVANFLAAGFLLSASRVKGTAVQMSFITKQQDHNLVPALLAACIGIILLVVNISSYLFQSNKWIVKPALVADKSGARMFSYNPRIAILMNKLQAGTLYDRAGRILATSDPSLIKKQQNILNEAGASQYDLDSAMHKRLTRYYPFDAQMFFWTGDANTGIFNGSINGYFAEYEHAAELRGFQMPVTDYNVRASRYQEDRFLPRGIKEMSVQKRDYSALASLLIAGINSDEVTEFKKRNRDVQLSVDAELQTDIQQSMAADTSLADNRVSVVVMEAATGDVLASAVYPLPPIHNYDQLTMPVTEQNKLSQWMTTSDLGFTYATQPGSTAKVLTAMASFNKLGMAANDVKFNVSMAERIRTKGVEPDETGLITLERAIAKSNNVYFIKLANQEHLEEQMGDLYLKTGMFLHGVGGYFYTKAPDNVQQEEKWKDLWRKTEFNTKPKYDPDNIHRTRAKGISGMAWGQGALIATPAAVARMVSGVANNGLLLANRFVLKADGIPQPVKSGIKLANDPQYAAIITKYMIEQSAPKAEILGISVAGKTGTPERIWKQQSINDGWYVFFAPMAKGTGNLVVCIRIESTRGSSDAVHLAGRDIIPLLLKKDYIKSIADN from the coding sequence ATGGCGCAAGCAACACCAACATCAGTGTCACGAAAAAAGGAGCGTTTGTTCCTTTTGCTGGTGAGCGTACTTTTGGGCCTGCTGTTCCTGCGTTTATACCAGGTTAGCCAGGATAGTTTTGCCGATGTAGATAAACGCCTGCAGGATGGCACAATGGTTAACCTGAATGCAAGGGGCGCTGCGGGCAACTTTAAACAACTGCTGCAAAAAGGCTTTTACTTTGACGACCCGAAGGATATAGAACTTATCGGGAACGTTGTTGACAAGCAAATGACCGGTACAACGTTTGATAACATTGGCGATCTGAATAAATCAAAATATAATATTGATGCAGATGAAGCCTTTACTGCCGGTGGCCAATCATTTAAAGACAGAGTTTTAGTATCCCGTGCCTTATTAGGTTATACCGGTGCCGATTCCTTGCGATTTTTACAGGAGAAAAATAGTCCTCCGCAATTGCCGGAGCAAACAGATATAGGTTTAAGCGGCTATAGCATAAGTGGGGAAGTACATGATAAAAGATCGCCAGTTGCGAGTGTCTTGGTACGATTGCAAATGGTTATTCCGCAGGATAGTACATTCAACGATGAGGAAACGGATCAAACTAAAATAAAAAAAATAACTGGTAATGGCTATCAGTTAACCTACGTTGCCGATGCGCAGGGGCAAAATCACCTGCAAACTATTATTGCGTATGCCCGCACAGGTTCAAATGGCGAATATGCATTTCACGATCTGCCTGCAGGTAAAGCATTTGTTATATTGCCGCTACAGCCCGGTTACCAGTTTGGCCGGTCAATGGGTACCGAAAGTTTGGATAAAGACCAGGATTTTAATTTCAGCCGTTCACCACATACCGTCAGGCTGTTATCAACCAAAGATTTCAATATCCTAAAAAAAGAAAAAGCGCTCATCGTTCGCACGCCGGCCGAATTTAACTTTTGGTATATAATTATAGTCGTGGGTTTTTTCCTATGTTTTTTCATTATGCACGGCTTTTTAAGCCTGAAGTTTCCTGCCACCGACCAGGTCATACTGCCGTTAATAATGATACTTACCGGCATTTCGTTTTTAATGCTGCTTAGCATACAGGATCCTTTACGCGACCGTTTTTTTGCTAAAGAGTCACTTATATATTTAGTGCTTGGGTTTGTAATCATGGCCATATTGTTATCCTGCAATATCAGGCGGTTTAATGCCGATTCAGGTGTTTATAGATTGTTTCTGTTTAAGAAAGATCCTAAAGCAGCAAACGGCTGGCCTTGGATAATCCTTGCAATGGCTTTATTGATGCTCACCATTCTTTTTGGTTCAGGTCCTGAAGGTAGTGGGGTTAAAGTGAATCTGTTCGGCTTTCAGCCCAGCGAGATCGTGAAATACCTCGTAATTATTTTCCTGGCGGGATTCTTTGCGATCAACGAAAAATTTATCAGTGAATACGCCACCTGGCAAAAACGATGGTCGTTTTTTTCATTTGCATTGATAGCTATAGGTGCAACGCTTTTCCTGTTCCTTATGCTGGGCGATATGGGGCCCGCGATTATTATTTGTTTCACTTTCATTATTCTCTTTTCATTTTCGCGCGGTGATTTCATCTCAATGGCAATAGCAGTGGTGTTTTATGTGCTGCTTACCTGGCTATTTAAAAATGTTTGGTTATCTACCTTAATTACAACTATAATGTTGGTTGTAGTTATGTTTAAAGGCCGGCGGTTAAGTGAATCTGCTATTATGGCGCTGATCATCATATCCGGATTTTTAACTATCGATAAAATACCGCATCTGAATAAGCTCATTCCGGGCCCGGTAGAGCGTTTGTCGGACCGTAAAGCGATATGGGAAGATGCCTGGAATAACGAAGTTTACGGCGGTGACCAGGTAGCCAACGGTTTATGGGCCATGTCGGGTGGGGGAATCACAGGGCAGGGTGTAGGCCGGGGCTTTGCAAAAACTATCCCCGAGGCACATACAGATATGATATTGCCTGCCATTGGCGAAGAGTTTGGCTGGACAGGCATAGTTGCTATATTTTTATTATTCCTGTTATACCTGCACCGATCCATAATTATTGGCCGGCGAACAGGCACCCCTTTTCTCTTTTATTTGTGCTCGGGTATAGGTATTTGCACATTCATCCAATTTTTATTAATAGCGGGCGGTTCTACCGGGGCGTTACCATTATCGGGAGTAGCATTACCATTTGAAAGCTACGGCGGCTCGTCTCTTGTCGCTAACTTTTTAGCCGCCGGATTTTTATTGTCGGCATCAAGGGTTAAGGGGACGGCTGTACAAATGTCGTTTATTACCAAACAACAGGATCATAACCTGGTGCCTGCTTTATTGGCTGCATGTATAGGTATCATATTGCTGGTAGTTAATATATCAAGTTACTTGTTTCAAAGCAATAAATGGATAGTTAAGCCTGCTTTAGTAGCAGATAAAAGCGGTGCTCGTATGTTTAGTTATAATCCGCGTATAGCTATACTAATGAATAAACTGCAGGCCGGTACGCTCTATGATAGAGCCGGGCGCATACTGGCAACCAGTGATCCCTCATTGATCAAAAAACAACAAAATATACTAAATGAAGCAGGTGCAAGCCAATATGATCTGGATTCGGCCATGCACAAACGGCTTACACGATATTATCCGTTTGATGCGCAAATGTTCTTTTGGACAGGTGATGCTAATACAGGTATTTTTAACGGTAGCATAAACGGTTATTTTGCCGAATATGAACATGCCGCTGAATTGCGTGGCTTTCAAATGCCGGTAACTGATTATAATGTACGGGCCAGTCGTTATCAGGAGGATCGCTTTTTGCCAAGGGGCATAAAGGAAATGTCGGTACAAAAACGGGATTACAGTGCGCTGGCGTCCTTGCTTATTGCAGGTATTAACAGTGATGAAGTAACAGAGTTCAAAAAGCGCAACCGTGATGTACAGCTGTCGGTAGATGCGGAATTGCAAACTGATATACAGCAAAGCATGGCTGCGGATACATCACTTGCGGATAACCGTGTATCGGTAGTAGTGATGGAAGCCGCAACCGGTGATGTGCTGGCCTCCGCTGTATACCCCTTGCCACCAATACATAATTACGACCAGTTGACCATGCCTGTCACCGAACAAAATAAGCTGTCACAATGGATGACGACCAGTGACCTTGGCTTTACTTATGCCACACAGCCAGGCTCAACGGCCAAGGTGCTTACCGCCATGGCATCATTTAATAAACTGGGTATGGCTGCAAATGATGTTAAGTTTAATGTAAGCATGGCTGAGCGTATCAGAACAAAAGGTGTGGAACCGGATGAAACCGGGTTAATCACCCTTGAGCGTGCTATCGCCAAGTCTAATAACGTATACTTTATTAAGTTGGCTAACCAGGAACACCTGGAAGAACAGATGGGCGATCTTTATTTAAAAACGGGAATGTTCCTGCATGGGGTTGGTGGTTATTTTTATACCAAAGCGCCCGATAATGTACAGCAGGAAGAAAAATGGAAGGACTTATGGCGCAAAACAGAATTTAACACCAAACCAAAGTATGATCCTGATAATATCCACCGCACCCGTGCTAAAGGGATATCGGGCATGGCATGGGGGCAGGGCGCATTAATTGCTACACCTGCCGCGGTTGCAAGGATGGTATCGGGTGTTGCCAATAACGGGCTATTGTTGGCCAACAGGTTTGTGCTAAAGGCGGATGGTATCCCGCAGCCTGTAAAATCAGGTATAAAACTGGCTAATGATCCGCAGTATGCGGCCATTATTACTAAATACATGATTGAGCAGAGTGCACCTAAAGCTGAGATTTTAGGCATAAGCGTTGCTGGAAAAACAGGTACACCCGAACGTATCTGGAAACAGCAAAGTATAAATGATGGTTGGTATGTATTTTTTGCGCCTATGGCAAAAGGTACGGGTAATTTAGTGGTTTGTATACGCATCGAGTCTACAAGGGGATCATCAGATGCGGTGCACCTTGCGGGGCGCGATATTATACCATTATTGTTAAAAAAGGATTATATAAAAAGTATTGCAGATAATTGA
- a CDS encoding PP2C family protein-serine/threonine phosphatase, with amino-acid sequence MNEQFFGLSDTGKQRENNEDLFIAQQIHGGKFILASVIDGVGGYAGGEIAAEQAKAAIIDCAGKPFNEAIPMLAECFYLANERVVAERKHSDKYQEMSCVATVALADISTNQFYYAHVGDTRLYLFRDGSLVKISHDQSFVGFLEESGRLSEQAAMEHPRRNEINKALGFESNLDQHADYIEIGQSPFLPGDLLLLCSDGLSDMLSSTEMISILSRSGSLKEKTRLLIDMANEKGGRDNVTVVLVQNDKTPQQYAANKVTESVAKPQPVVKQLEQPATGAPVHRKRNNIAAVIFAILALIFLATSIYLYRLPPVVKIIVPAKKILSQAEIKLQQIINNAKGQSIILTDTSFAGPIIINQPIRIDKDSLVLKAKGNIILQCDTGYNGPAIILSSKCRHIVLDSLSFSGFTTGVDVTGNVLSLKNVRFNNCKSAIRQSFTLADKKYFSGQLPVLSLKADSLPVKTK; translated from the coding sequence ATGAATGAGCAATTCTTCGGATTATCCGACACCGGCAAACAGCGTGAAAACAATGAGGACCTCTTTATTGCGCAGCAGATTCATGGCGGCAAATTTATACTGGCTTCGGTTATTGATGGTGTAGGTGGTTATGCCGGTGGCGAAATAGCTGCCGAACAGGCAAAAGCGGCCATTATTGATTGTGCCGGAAAGCCTTTTAATGAAGCTATCCCAATGCTTGCCGAATGTTTTTATTTAGCAAATGAACGTGTTGTTGCTGAAAGAAAACACAGTGACAAATACCAGGAAATGAGTTGCGTTGCTACTGTTGCACTGGCCGATATATCGACTAACCAGTTTTACTACGCGCATGTGGGCGATACCCGGCTATATTTATTCCGTGATGGTTCGTTAGTTAAAATATCTCATGATCAGTCGTTCGTAGGTTTTCTTGAAGAATCCGGTCGTTTATCTGAACAAGCTGCGATGGAACATCCCCGCAGAAACGAGATTAACAAGGCCCTGGGATTTGAAAGTAACCTAGATCAACATGCTGATTATATTGAAATCGGCCAATCGCCTTTCCTGCCGGGCGACCTGTTGCTTTTATGCAGCGATGGTTTGTCGGACATGTTGAGCAGCACTGAAATGATCTCCATTTTAAGTCGTTCCGGTTCCTTAAAAGAGAAAACCAGGTTACTTATTGACATGGCCAATGAAAAAGGAGGCCGGGATAATGTTACCGTAGTATTGGTGCAAAACGATAAAACACCACAACAGTATGCCGCAAATAAAGTAACGGAAAGCGTTGCTAAACCGCAACCAGTAGTAAAACAATTAGAACAACCCGCGACAGGTGCACCAGTTCATCGAAAAAGAAATAATATTGCTGCTGTGATTTTCGCTATCCTGGCATTAATATTCCTGGCTACCAGCATTTATTTATATCGGTTACCGCCGGTTGTTAAAATAATTGTGCCAGCCAAAAAGATCCTCAGCCAAGCGGAAATTAAATTGCAGCAAATAATAAACAATGCAAAAGGACAATCAATTATACTTACAGATACTTCCTTTGCCGGTCCGATTATTATTAATCAGCCTATCAGGATTGATAAGGACTCATTAGTACTTAAAGCAAAAGGGAATATTATACTGCAATGCGATACCGGTTATAATGGCCCCGCTATTATCTTATCTTCAAAATGCAGGCACATTGTGTTGGATAGCTTATCATTCAGCGGTTTTACTACCGGGGTTGATGTAACAGGAAACGTATTGTCGCTTAAAAACGTGCGGTTCAATAATTGCAAATCAGCAATTCGCCAATCTTTTACACTGGCAGATAAAAAATACTTTAGCGGCCAGCTACCTGTACTATCATTAAAGGCTGATTCATTACCTGTTAAAACCAAATAG
- a CDS encoding serine/threonine-protein kinase produces the protein MSKIFTITTGLENMGALRTGGQGSVYKGRRIGPIITAVKILPTPIHSESMEDKNYRNFLNEVEKLKKVNEVPNPNVVKILNSGITESGSFPFIEMEFIEGPDLEDLLKAPNEKIFTIKETIKLADQLACALSHCHKVGVKHGDIKSNNVKFNTHSGNYVLLDFGLSIMSDEQRRSSMRHAGAIEFMAPEQNEGKMLFSTDIYSYGIILYELLAGQVPFPLHDNGETARNTVMLAHMESPVPDMLELRRQNLPPSWPKAQQDREMQVPAWLITLIYRCLEKQPEGRYNDGTELNEIIAQSSVAEIKTEIAKEIAAEKPLAESKVGDGKMTISSGVFAALVLLLVGSLFYNVYAILTENRVQTKVIRQAVPDSIQKADSTPVVPKRENTDYGKKQKLTDSVTKSTINDAIKADQNKTGNPDSTGTDTTNNPQN, from the coding sequence ATGAGCAAAATATTTACAATAACCACGGGATTAGAGAATATGGGCGCCCTGCGTACGGGTGGGCAGGGCTCAGTGTATAAAGGAAGGCGGATAGGGCCAATAATTACGGCTGTAAAAATATTGCCCACACCGATCCATAGCGAAAGCATGGAAGATAAAAACTACCGGAACTTTTTAAATGAAGTAGAAAAGCTGAAAAAGGTAAATGAAGTTCCAAACCCTAATGTAGTCAAGATACTGAATTCAGGGATTACCGAGAGCGGTTCATTTCCCTTTATTGAGATGGAATTTATTGAAGGCCCCGACCTGGAAGATTTGCTGAAAGCGCCAAATGAAAAAATATTCACAATTAAGGAAACCATCAAGCTGGCCGACCAGCTGGCCTGCGCTTTGTCGCATTGCCATAAGGTAGGCGTAAAGCATGGCGATATTAAGAGCAACAATGTAAAATTCAATACCCATTCAGGAAATTATGTATTGCTTGACTTTGGGCTGTCAATAATGTCAGACGAGCAAAGGCGAAGCAGCATGCGGCATGCCGGTGCAATAGAATTTATGGCGCCGGAGCAGAATGAAGGTAAGATGCTTTTCAGTACAGATATCTACAGCTACGGCATCATACTTTACGAATTGTTGGCAGGGCAGGTACCGTTTCCGCTACATGATAACGGAGAAACAGCGAGGAATACGGTAATGCTCGCGCACATGGAATCCCCGGTGCCGGATATGCTGGAACTGCGCAGGCAAAACCTGCCACCAAGCTGGCCCAAAGCGCAGCAAGACCGGGAGATGCAGGTGCCTGCATGGCTGATTACCCTTATTTATCGATGCCTTGAAAAACAACCGGAAGGGCGTTACAACGATGGTACAGAATTAAATGAAATAATAGCGCAAAGCAGCGTAGCTGAAATAAAAACAGAGATAGCTAAGGAAATTGCGGCGGAAAAACCATTGGCAGAATCTAAAGTCGGCGATGGGAAAATGACCATTTCAAGCGGGGTTTTTGCTGCGTTAGTCCTATTACTTGTTGGCTCATTGTTTTACAATGTTTACGCTATATTAACTGAAAATAGAGTGCAGACGAAAGTTATCCGACAAGCGGTCCCTGATTCAATACAAAAAGCTGATAGTACACCAGTGGTTCCGAAACGGGAAAATACCGATTACGGGAAAAAGCAGAAACTGACGGATTCAGTTACTAAAAGCACGATTAACGATGCCATAAAAGCAGACCAAAATAAGACAGGAAACCCTGATAGTACCGGTACAGATACAACAAATAACCCTCAGAACTAA
- a CDS encoding sensor histidine kinase: protein MPDKLFYTVGITSILIAIVIIFFVISVIRYHKRYMQLQKERIQAQIMMQEQERKRIANDLHDSLGPMLSTVKLFMNSIAVNNDTDRESLDKASGYIDETIHNLREIAYNLLPSGLDRNNLEMVVNEYIGRMGSRQSIKIIFSVTKDTVIPKKTEIHLFRIIQEIVHNTIKHSGARSLKLAITSQPDGLFLVSEDNGRGFDPDSIRAASGGLGLKSIENRCQMLDADFKLITSKNKGCKMIIKVPVNS, encoded by the coding sequence ATGCCAGATAAATTATTTTACACGGTTGGTATTACGTCGATACTGATAGCCATTGTGATCATTTTTTTTGTCATATCGGTTATCAGGTATCACAAACGATATATGCAATTGCAGAAAGAGCGTATACAGGCACAGATCATGATGCAGGAGCAGGAGCGCAAGCGCATAGCCAATGACCTGCATGACAGCCTCGGTCCTATGCTGTCAACCGTGAAATTATTCATGAATAGTATAGCTGTGAATAATGATACTGACCGGGAATCGCTTGACAAGGCTTCAGGTTATATTGATGAAACCATCCATAATCTCAGGGAGATAGCGTACAATCTTCTGCCCAGCGGCCTTGATAGAAACAACCTGGAAATGGTGGTGAATGAATATATTGGCCGCATGGGTAGCCGCCAGTCGATAAAAATAATTTTTAGCGTAACAAAAGATACCGTGATACCTAAAAAAACGGAGATACATTTATTTCGTATTATACAGGAGATCGTTCATAACACCATAAAACATTCCGGTGCAAGGAGCCTGAAACTGGCCATAACCAGCCAGCCTGACGGGTTATTCCTGGTATCAGAAGATAATGGGCGAGGGTTCGATCCGGATAGCATACGCGCCGCCTCGGGCGGCCTCGGCTTAAAAAGCATTGAGAACCGATGCCAGATGCTTGATGCTGATTTTAAGCTCATTACCTCTAAAAATAAAGGATGCAAAATGATAATTAAAGTGCCGGTTAATAGTTAA
- a CDS encoding response regulator transcription factor, with translation MTDINIVIADDHEIFLDGLSLMLSRHPGFKVCGRASNGQTLIDIVNRELPDVVVTDIRMPVVDGIQSTKQILAVHPDVKVIALSMFDEENLIIEMLEAGAKGYLLKNAHKDEIVDAIISVYQNKNYYCSQTSCLLASMIVRSKASPLTQPQVILNEREKLIIQMICHQQTTQQIADKIYLSKRTVEGYRVKILEKIQAKNIAGVVIFALKNNIIKEEDVL, from the coding sequence ATGACCGATATCAATATTGTAATTGCCGACGATCATGAAATATTTTTGGATGGCTTATCGCTTATGCTGTCCAGGCATCCCGGCTTTAAGGTATGCGGACGCGCATCAAACGGGCAAACACTAATTGATATAGTGAACCGGGAGCTGCCCGATGTGGTGGTAACGGACATCCGTATGCCGGTAGTTGATGGTATCCAAAGCACCAAACAGATACTGGCAGTACACCCCGATGTGAAGGTTATCGCACTTTCGATGTTTGATGAAGAGAACCTGATCATCGAAATGCTTGAAGCCGGGGCCAAAGGTTACCTGCTTAAGAATGCGCATAAGGACGAGATTGTGGATGCCATCATCAGCGTTTACCAAAATAAAAATTATTACTGTTCACAAACCTCTTGCTTATTGGCTTCCATGATTGTGCGCAGCAAGGCCAGCCCGCTCACCCAGCCACAAGTAATTTTGAACGAGCGTGAGAAACTTATCATCCAGATGATATGCCACCAGCAAACTACTCAGCAAATTGCTGATAAGATTTACCTGAGCAAGCGCACGGTGGAGGGCTACCGCGTAAAGATACTGGAGAAGATACAAGCCAAAAATATAGCCGGTGTAGTGATATTTGCACTTAAAAATAATATCATTAAGGAAGAAGATGTTTTATAA